Genomic DNA from Epinephelus moara isolate mb chromosome 24, YSFRI_EMoa_1.0, whole genome shotgun sequence:
GTGGAGGAGGTCATGATAATGTACCTTTTAATGGACGCAGCGCTGAGGACTGtggtggtctgtgaggccattaaatacatcgcAGCATGTGGAGTGAGAATTCCTTTCACTATATTACAGATTGGTTCCattccacattttttttaatgttttcatcatCTCCTACGACCGTATCTCACTTGAGCTACGCTACACCGCCCCAACGATCTCCGGTGGTAGAGCTCTGTTTTTATCAGTATTCTTAAGCTGCAAAAAATACGGACTATATGAACGCAGAGTACGGACAGAGGGCTCCGTCCGTGTCCATATACGTATTTTACGTTGAGCATAACTGAGCCCTATCAGGCAACTTGATGACATCGCAAATTTTGGTTTCAGTACTCTAGTTTTGGGATTTGGGAGACAGTTGTTCATGTCTACTAATATTTTTGAACCGTCTTAGACCAAAAGAAATAACATGCATGTATTCTAAAAATGGGTGTAGTCCCCCTTTAAAGATGACATTACACTGGAGAATGAGCTGCAGTGTAACTGGACTCATTACAATCCTGTACATTCCTGTGATTCCTTGTGCTCTTAGGAAGGATTTCACTTTGCTGGCAACACCTGGCAGGCCTTTGCCCCTTTCTTTGCCCACAGTGCACACCATTCCTAGAATAGAGAAGCTCTGGTCACCATCTGCATACATACCTAAAAGGCAAAATACCTCACACACACCTTGCAGCCAAAATAAATGGGTTATTCTGCAGCGATTGCCTGTCATGGAAACAGACCCATTATTCAGCTCTCAGCACAAACTGTATTGTCAGCTGCTCGCCAGCAGGTGAGGCTGTATGCATTCCTCCAACCCCAGCCCCAGTACACGTTTCTTTCACATTCATCACACTGAATAATTTGACTGGTTTCCATGGTATAATTCATATTCACTCCTGGTGCGCGGTGCTGAGTAAAATAATGAGACGTTAGTGCTTGGTGAGTATTCAGTTTATTCTGTAAAGATTCAGAAGTGTAGAAAGGATGATACAACAGTGCTTTATGATCAGACTATTtcataaaagtttttttttcttttaagtgaTCATTAACACCGTAAGTCCAGATTCCATTTATctcaaaccaaaataaatttGTAACATTCGACACAAGTGCATACACTGCTGGTAGGAGATCAACCTCCAATTTCACTTTGGATGGTATAGCACCGTTCTTAGCTATTAGCAGCTTGACAAAGATGCAGCTTAATAGGATTCATGTAGTGACTGTATGTTTatataaacacaagaaaattCAGAGGAGAGCAAAGATCTCCTCATTTGGCTCTCTAGCTAGCACAATATCTCACTCTGTCAGTGTCTAGGGATCAAATTGATAATTTTGCTTTTAAACAACATTTTGCCAGTAACAATATTTGATACAATTACAGCTTAAAGTTAAACATCTCCAAGTGTacagaaagcagcacaagaTTTTTTCACAGATATAGACGAACAGTGACCATTGATGCActggcatgtttttttttctttcttttttttttcaggacagcACAGTAGCTGGAAAGCAAGGTGATGGACAGACAGGTCATATAAACACATGGACAGAGCTGAGTAAGGCAACGTTAGCGTGACAGGCTTCTCTCTGTTCAGTTTGCAGGGCAGTGTAGTGTATTGATCTTGACGGAGCTGTCAATACCTTTACTGTGGGGCAGTGTGATTTTTAGCATTGCTGTCTTCATTAGTGCATTGTATATAGTCTCTTGCGTGTAGCTGAACTGCGAAGTGATCACCAACATTTATACAGATCTAAATAAACCATGTTTGATTGCATCTGGACTTACAGTGACTATAGAAGAGTAAATAGAATTGAAAAACCAAATAACGGAAAAAGTAAAATTCAAGGCAGTGCTGAAGTACTGGTTgctaaaaaagtaaaaaatatcaCAAAGCCAACAATAACATTTCCTTGACACATCTTTTGTTTGTCCAGTCAGTACAAACCCTCTTTAGTGCAGTTtcaatcatatatatatatttctccctctgacCCCAAAACAATATCTCTCGgccctatcctatcctatcttCGCTCATTCAAGTCAGTTTTCCAGTCAGTGTGCGTCTTTTCTCGTTCTTTTCTTTGATCCCTCGTACTGACCTCATTGTGCACCCTCCCCACACAACCACAAAGAAGCATGAAAGGCTTAAACATCACAGGACTCAAAGGTGAGAAGTTCTTTCTTTTGACGATGGCAGGAAGTGATGGCagatggaagaggaggaggcggaggaggaggaggaggaggaggaggaggaggaggaggagggaggggtggggggtatTCACAGTTACAGTCAGAGTCCAACGGTCCAGCTACAATCACATCTGCTGTCATTATGAACACTCTTTTTTAGACCACGGCCAGGGGAGCGAGCCAGCCTTTAAAACATCATGTTCCTCTGGCGAGATCGGGCTTGCTTCATCACACCTCCAGCAGCTCCATCCTCAGGCGATCCCTGTcagcaacacacaaaaacaccacatgCAAAAATTGTGAAGACATGACTGGAAAGTTCCTGCTGTATTGCATGGCAGTTGCACAGGTGAGGTGCTTTTTTGGGGAGGGAGCATTGTAAAAAGATGCCTGTGTACGGGTTAACTTGCCTCTTGGAAATCCATCTCACCAAAGACAATTGTCATGATTTATTCACATATATTAGCATGCGCTCTCAATCTATAATTCAGCGGCCCAGACTCCTACTTATCTAAAAATAGCTTCTTAAACACAGACCTTTGATTGCCTGAATAAGCTACTCAGCGTCAGTACCTGTACACACTTCTCCTGCCTCCTTTTTACTGTACATCACGCAACGACGACTACAAACAGCAAGCTGTCATGCTTTCATCACTCCACCTGGcttacattgtttttgtttttttgattgataaatagcactaagCTTGTAAATTATCACAAGGCACTGTGAATGAGAAGTGTATCTCACGTCTTACTTTATCACACTTATGATTACAGTACCTGGCCTGATTGGCATCAGTCTGTTGTTCGATGAGTGACTGATTGGCCACTGGCTGCTGGTGGTCCTCCGCTCTCTCTGACCAGGGATCTTGCAGGACTCCTGGCTGCGCTGACTCATTAGCTCGGCCTCGCTCCCCGCTCCCCTCGGACCCCATCAGACCCAGCAGCGGTGAGTATGAATCCTGCCACACAACCCGCTGCCCTGAGTTCAGTTCTGCTTCTCCTTCAAGGTGCTTGTTCATGTCTTGCTCAACAAGTTTCCTTTTGGCCGCTGGAGAGTCTTTGGGTGACTCAACTTCAGCGTCTCCAagccccctcccttcctctggAGCAGTCGGTCGTTGATAGGTCTCCAGCCACTTCAGCTGCCCGTTCTTGTGGCTGTACCGGCTGTCGCTGAACCAGCGCACCACCTCTGACTTGGGAAGGCCAGTCTGGACGCTTAAGTCTTCATACTGCTGACTGCTGGGCCAGCGGGTGCTGGAAAAGACCTGTCGCAGGATGTGCAGCTGCTGGGGGGTCTTATTGGCCCAAGGGGGTGGGAAAGACTGCTGAGAAGCACACACCTCAGCTAGGTCAGACCTATGTTCTTGATTTACAATCTCAGATGTGGTATCCGGTTCATTCATCTTCAGCCTCTTGAAGTTGATCTTGATGGGGTCGATTTTCAGCTCGGGGCAGCTTCTGTCCCCGGTAAACGGGTCCTCCTCCTTTATGAGCTGCTGTAAGATTGACATGCCTTTGATGGGAAAGTCCTTGTTGCATTTACCCTCATCTAAAATAGATGAGCTGCTTTTTGTAATGACAGTAGTGCTGGTGCTTTCGGTTGGGGATTTGCTGGCATGGTTCAGGTTAGGGACACTGTCATTACAGGTAGTACTGGGGTAATCATTGCTAATACTGCTGTTGTTGGTCTTGTAGATGCAGTTGTTGTGTTCGTCGTCAGGCTTTGCGGCGTGAGCCTcctcctgtggactgatgatgCCGCTGTTATGATTGTTACAGGTGACATTGGATTTGCTGGTGTTGTCGATGATCACTTGACCCTTGGTACTATTTGAACCTTCCAATCCAATCGGTAAACTGCTGCTTTTGACGTTTGGTTTCCCGTTGGTGTCAGCAACACAGTGCTCATCATTATTGCTAATGTTGGTAGAGCAAGTGGCAATGCTGTTGATGCTGTTGGTTGGGCTGCTGTTATGCACCGGTTTCCGGGTGACAGTCTCACCACCATTACTACTGCTGGAAtagctgctgatgctgctgctactactgcaactactgctgctactgctgcttcGACTGCTGCTGGTGCTACTGACACAACCACTGCTCCCAGCCATGTCTAGGCCGAGGCCATTGCTCTTGTCTGGCTCCACAGTGGGTTGAGTATTCTTGGTCAGTACCTGTGTTGTTCTGACTACAGATGGAAACTTTGGGGGAACGATTGGAGTAGAATACGAGACCCTAGTGACATGGGGGTTGGTTGACATGCTCGCCTGTGTGGCCATGACCCCGACAGGCCTGGGTTTCATACCGCCGTAGGGAACTTTGGCCATCTGAAAGTTTGGTCCTTTTGAGTCTGGATGGGCAGTGACAGTGTGGTGGGTTACAATGTGATTGACGTGCTGCTGTGTAGCGGGTTGCTTTTTAGGTGCTCCACCCTGGAACACTGTGTTGAACATCTTCCTCCTGGCCTCTTCAATCTCTTCAGGAGACCAGCTTATGCCCTGCTTGAGCCTTTGGGCAGTAAACCACAGTTTGATCTGCTCTTCGGGGAACTCCGAGACCACCGTTAGGTAGCAGAGTTCGGCTTTGGTCGGGTAGGGGAACTTGCCAAAGGATGTCTTGAGAAAGCTGCTGGTGTCCATGGCGGCATCGTAGGTGGGGATGCTGCTGAGAGGGATCATCACCTTTGGAAGGTCTTTATTGGAACCAGAGGACGGGGGGGAGTAAAGGGAGGGAGTGTGCTGGTGAAAGACTTGGTTGGACACTGTCGTCTTAATCACATGAGCGACAGTGGTCCTCGGCATAGCTGGGGCACCAGAAACACTGAGAGCCCCGTTTTGGAGTTCAGGCACATTTTTCAGCATGCTGGGGTCTACATCCTTTCCAGTGTCTATCTTCCGTACCTCAACGGTGTGAGAAACCACAATCTTTTTGTGCTCACCCTTGGCTTTCATCATCTTTGCAATCGGTGTTTTGGTGAGGGAGATCCCAGATTCTCTGAAGTCTTCTCCGCTGTCTGTGAAGAGGCTTTGCTCAACTGTTGTTACTCCATCCCTGTTGTTGACAGTCAGGGAGGCAGTGACCAAGCCCTCCATTATCTTAGGGTGGGCGTTAGCATTATGCAGAGCCAGAGCCTCAAAGCGGACGACTGACACCCCACAGTTCAGGCAGTAGAAGGTGGGCTGGGCCCTGAAGTCTAAGTGGCAGTTGTGCATGTGATCCAAAAAGTAGTTTAGATCTCTGGACTCGAAACGGCACTTTGGACAGCTATATGTACCTCCTTTCTGCATCTCGCTGCCACTTTCGGATTTGGAGGAGCTGTGAGAAAAGTGGCCAGACTCTTCTCCAGAGATGCTGAGTATGCTGTCTTCTGGGATTGTTGGTAGGAGTTCTGGTAGCGAGCCCAGTATGATTTCCTCACGCACATGTTTGGATTTGGATGGTATCATGCAGGGTACAGTGGATTTCCTCTTGCTGGCCATCGTGCAGCTTTGTGTAGATGGGAGAGTGAGTGATTGCTTGTCTGGTATGATGAGAACAGAGGGCGGGTGGAGAGTGGAGAGGGTTGAATGGAGTTTAGTGTCATGGACCAGCCACTATGATATCACAGTGTTGCTTCATGCCCTCTGCCACTTCAGGACTCCTGTCACATGGACGAGTTTAACAGCTCCCAGGGAACCTGTGAGGAGAGAGTACAAAAATGAGAGACGTGTGACTCTTTCAGCGCATCGTTAATTTGATaattacagagagagaaatcacGCCTGAGCATTGTCAAAATGACAGCTTAAAACCTGTGTTATATGGATTGCAGATTTATAGTCTggtgaaaacaaaaagcatcTGAAATATTAATACATGACATATTATAGTAAGCAGGATGTAGAAGAAGCTAAAAGCCCCACACAGGGTAATAAGTGTAGGTGGAAATACTGTGTGGTAAGTGTAGGTAGTATTTATCAGCAATTAGAGCACCAAAGTCTAGGGCTTTCCTTTTGAAAAATGGCTTTTGTATTATGCTCATAATAAAAAACTAAGGTTACATTAAATTACTGTACAGAAAGAGGTAAAGTGGACCCGCTCACTagacattattttaaaaaaaaaaaggcatcagaGTTCATGGACAAAATAATTAATGCTTTTAAATTACACGTGGCTGATTTCctaaatactgaaaaatatttcaacattaaaTGTATCGAGGAAATctccaaagaaaaataataaaaaacacttgaGGGCACCACACACTCCTACACTCCCACACGCCTGTGAGTGGTCTGGTTATTTACTTGGATTTACAGACTCCTGTCTAGCTGTCGCTTTTTATGAATTCAGAAAAAAGAGCATGGTAAtcgacagagacagaaaagacagtCTAATTCACTGTTGCCATAGGTTCGGCTCTTCTAATTATTGATgtccacagattttttttagtaAAGCTTCATGATATTAACAaaacatgtcgtcaaaatgcTGGTTGGCACCGAGACTAAAGCTGAAGTTATTATCATATAAATGTGCTGTGTTTGAATCAGTGTTTGGATCTTTGTTGCCAGATGCCACCTGCCCCTCTCCAGGAAACAGTTAATATCACTAAATAAATATCGTCCACAGACTACGATGGGGATTTTGCACCTATTGAGTGGGATGCACTTCACCACTGCAAATTGATAGTGCTGGGTGTATCTAACCTTACCAGCTGTTCCACATTGTCTGCAACAATcacaaatatgcaaaaatatGCACACAGGTATGTTTgtctacaaaaaaaatatttgttaagCTTGTCTGGTAAGTATCAgtattattgttttaaatgatgtgatttttttagaGGTGGAATGgggacatttttaaatatatatatgttcaaAATCTGTCACATGCTGTAGGTCGTGCAGTCCTATTTGTCTTTGGTTTGATATTATAAATCAGACATGATATGAAGGTTAAGTGACTTTGTGGAGAGGGTGAGCATGGAGCTTGGATGGGAGCCATATGTTTTACATTGGATGTTACAGTGTACCTTCACAGCATAATGTAGTGTCAAGAGGGGAAAGCAGGTgaccggtgtgtgtgtgtgtcccagcaGTCAGCCAACAACAGTACAGTTAAAGACCTGGAACATTCTCATAAGGTCTGAGAAGGTTACTGCAAACACATCTGAAGCCTTTTACAAGCTGCAGGTTCAAACCATTTCATCCTACACGTGTTCAACAAGCAGCATGGCGGCGCATGCATGCATacaaacacaatacacacaTCACCGGGCGCACAAATCCATTAGCAAACCACATCCACAAGCCTTCGCTTCCAATAACACTGCAGTCATGAGGATGGATACGGATTGTCTCTGCAGACTTGgacatttctcctcttttttctctccgcATTACTAAGGAAAAACACGCCTCTGTTCTCTCACAAAGCCACAAATATTCAACAAAGTTTGTAGGACAAGACGATGGATGTGCTCCAGCCAGTGTTTCATTAGCGATACAGCTGGTTTTTATAGTCCTTTTAACACTGGAAAGcacaaaacatgtaaaacaaatgatgagagaaaaatatcaaagtgGAGACGTAGCTCTGCACCCCCTGCCCTCTGCATGAAcctttgacacacacatacagcctcTGTATATCAATCTTTCTTTCTGAGACTGGAGAAGCATTGATGTGTGGCATGCTGCTGAAAACTAGTCTCACCCCATTATCATCTATCCATATCACCCAGGCTTTACCTTCTGCAAGCTTATCATACTGGGAAAAACATCAGCTGCACAAATTTAACACCAAAAATCTGGGTCCTGGTGAAATCAAGCATTCCTCAACATcttgtactttattttgttgtctATAAAGAAAACAATTTCTCATACTTTcagcacattttcttttgtcacACTGTGTTTGTACACAGTGAAAAGCACTTTCACAGACTTTAGTTTTACTGCATCCACGTGCATGTTCACCATGGCCGGCTGGTTGGTAAATAAAAGATGAACCTGTTCCAGAATTAAAACCCTCAAATGACTGCCCGACAGTACACACTGATCCCAGACAGACTGTGTCATCCTCCTTGTATCTACCTCTTTTTTATTGCTACTGACGgctgctgttttctgacagaaaaaaaaaaaaaaaaaaaaaaaactaaaacaaaacaaacaaacaaccaaaaaaaaaaaactaggtcACCAGCATCTTATGCAGTAATCCCGGTTCACTGCATCCAGACACGGGCATGTGCTGTATGTTTTGCCGGCGTGTCCTCTGACGGCACACTCGATTAACCCCTGTTGAGGACACGGCGTTCATTGAGTTTGTTCTGCGGAACGAGGGATTTAGAAGTCAGCTTTCACGCAGCAGAGGGACGTAGTCATGCACATCTGAAACATCTGTGTGAGAGATGTCACAATGCTATAGGACAAATCAGTGTTGGCTCAGTTTAGCTGTGCTGAAGTGATTAATTCTGTTTGTCCCACAGACGGCACAGCGTATGTCAGGAtgtttcagaaaataaagtgacAGAGAAGGTAACTCAGTCAAGGCGGTGGCGTGCAACTAGTGTAGAAGCCGCCCAGAAGGGACGCCGGTCTGTGACGACGAGACAGACGCTGGCCTAATACAGAAGCTCTCCCACCCCAGAAAAACACTGCACTTCCTGCATGAGAAAACCCAAGACAAGCCAAAAGTTGAGAAAGGTTACATAAAGAATCAGGTCACCTATCAAAAGAATGGGCTGCTTTATCTGGTGAGCGAGACGTGCGATCAGACACAAGACAAGGGCTTCCCAGACAGGGAGCCATTGAATGGTTCCCTCTGAAAAGCCAGGCCTTGTGTTTCAGCGTCGAGGTAGACAACGCTCAGACGATCACTGTCCCCAGTGTGTCGTATGTCCTCGCACTGGCACTGGATCTGTGGCACAGGGGGAGGAAACTCTTTTCATCTGAGCGGACCAGGGGAGTCGTATCTGAAGTGAGGGAAAGTGGCAGAGCTCTCAGACGTGCTTTCTGAACACCCACGCTCAGCGTAAGCAGAGGGGCCTTGTTCGCTGAACTAAAACCACGTCTGAACCATtcaacttttcaaaaacaagCGTTTCAAAACAAATGGGATTAGGCTAGGTTTAAATTCTGATGGGATTTATACGTTCCGCCTCATTAAATAGCAGCTTTAAGATTTACAGGAGGGCCTCCCTTATGTGCTCTTACACTGTCATTTCCATAACAATATTATATTTACATctcattaatatttaattatattcTTTATACTTTTACATGGCAAACAGCTGAGTGTGCTGCTCCCATTTCAGCAAACCAATTGAAGGAAAGCAGCATGTATTCCCTTTCATCACCTCATAAACTGCTGCAGTAATTACAATATTACAACAGGAAAAACATGCCCAATCTACAGCGAGCTGCTACCAGCGGAAAGGGAGGCGAGGCTGCAAAGTGGttgcaaaacattaaaatttaattCAAAACAGTCCACTGATTCAGACACTCCCAGATTGTTGGGTCACCTACAGTTGACATTAACAAACAGAGAttggtgtttttgttgtgcCACCTGTCACATGAATGAGAATGCGAaggctggaggaggaagaaggacaAAGGAAGACAAAACTCAGACATTTGGGAGTGAAGTGAGAGgatgactgatgatgatgacaggcTCTGCTGTTTCAATATTCCTCCCCGCTGACACCTCGTAGGCACACATCTCTGCACACACTCCTCACACACTCCCTCCTCACCTCCGCAACATTTAGCACCTGCACCGTTCTGAAAAATCTTTCTCTTTGAAATGAATAACTGGCAAGGAGTCTCTTGATGCGACAGCCGCAGaagagcttaaaaaaaaaaggcataaatTCTCTCACTTGTGACAATATTTGTTTTGCGTGTAATTTGTTTTGACATTGATCCGCGGCTGTCTTGAGAGTCTGCTTCAAAAATCAGCCAAAAAATGACCTGGTGTCCGCTGGGGGTTGGGGCAGAGATGGGGAACTCCTGACAGATACATTTGAATGATCAAAAAATCTGTTTAGCGGGAACATTTTCTGCCAAATGTCCATTAAATAGATTAACGTCATGTGAGTGGATCAGCTGGACACCCAAATATAagccagagacagagagcaatTACTGTCTTGCACAGAGAAGAGATTGGGAACAATGGCGCCTCATTTATAAGGGAAACGTGATCCAGCGCTGGGAGCCTTTAGACGGCTGACTGTCGAATTGTGATTGTTCTGTTTCCTGCGTGTCTCCTGTGTCCATCATGCCGCCACGGTGGACTAATGTGGGCTTTTTATTGACAGTAAGGGTGGACAGGTTTCAGTTTGGGGACATCTTTGTGCGTGAATGGCACTGTACGCCTGCCAGCATGAATAAGTGTCGGGCTCTAGTGTTACGTGTGCTGAAAAACAATTCAGAGTCATCAGGGTCCTTAGCACAGTGCTAATACAGCACACCAGTCCAAGCCGTCTTCACCGCCTGTCCAGCTGAAGACACACCGTGGCTTCAGTGTGTAGTCTCCGTCTCTGCTGCGGGctcttcctttttttctacgtgggtgtgtttgtgtgcgtatTAGTGTCTGAATGTCTGAGTTGCAGGTGTTGTCAGCCATCtcattctcctccttctcctcctcacacacacacacacacacacacacacacacactctcccccCTTACCTCCATGACTGCAGCCTCGTCCACGGGGAGACCGGTCGGTGGTGCCACTCATGTGTTAACATCGCCATGGCAACCCCTCTCTTCCCCTTGCCCACCACGCCACACACACAGCGGAGTCACTCGCCCACACCCACCAACCTCaagacatacacatacacacacacacacacacacacacacacacacacacacacacacacacactgaattcCCTGGACTGCATCCGGTGCAGGACAAACTTAATCCACATGCTCTGCCAGCCATCTTTGAAAAGTCCATTCACGGGTCAGGTCTCTTTCAGATAACTTCGGGTGAGGTCCGCAACAACAACTTGGGTTTTTCTTTCTCAATCAGGTCATGGCGACGCGGCTCCACTGTTCTTATGTTTACGACAGTGGTGGATGAAAGAACTATCGCAGCGGTACGTGCCGCAAATGACCTCCTGTCAGTGTTATTGTCTTGCTAAATCAGTGCAGAGGCCTGGAGACTTAGGCGGTACAGTACATACCTACagcactctgtctgtctgagcatCTTTGTTGCATGGTCCTGTTTTGTGTTAGGGTGAGTGCTCACTGCTGAAATCTCACATTGTTCTCCGAACCCTTCTATCTGTGGCCCAGATGAATGACAGACAAATAAACCATGGTgcgcagagaaaaaaaaaatctgagtcaTGCAtccttttaaatcacttttgaTGAATAACTTCTTCAGTTCTGTAGCCAAGACTACAGGCATTCATTTGGCAACTtaagaagaaaaaggaagaaagatgGCGGCGTACCGCACATTGTACTGTCCATCCTAAAATGGCTGACATCACAGCCTCCTATAACTGCCAAAGCCTTGCAAATGCCAGCTCCTGCTGACCAAACCTTTCTTGCATGGGACAGAGAAAGTGGCAGGGGCTCTTTCCCCACTAGCCCCAaggttttttcccccctctcagAGCTTGAGCGTTTCTTTTGGTTGGAACTGTGCAAACATGCTGTTTTAGTGAGGCTTTTGAGCGGTCTGGGCTTCGATACGGCATTGGTCCAATGACAAAAGCAATACCAGAAAGGATGAAAGACCCAAATAAAAGTGAACCTGTATAGAACGCCGTCCTTTCTGGTGGGAGAAATAGGACTCAGCATTGTGGTTCGGAGAATTTTCTGTGAGGATCATGAGGTATGCCGCTATCATGAATGCTTGTTTGTACAAAAACGGCTGTAAAATAGATCTGGTT
This window encodes:
- the zhx3a gene encoding zinc fingers and homeoboxes protein 3; protein product: MASKRKSTVPCMIPSKSKHVREEIILGSLPELLPTIPEDSILSISGEESGHFSHSSSKSESGSEMQKGGTYSCPKCRFESRDLNYFLDHMHNCHLDFRAQPTFYCLNCGVSVVRFEALALHNANAHPKIMEGLVTASLTVNNRDGVTTVEQSLFTDSGEDFRESGISLTKTPIAKMMKAKGEHKKIVVSHTVEVRKIDTGKDVDPSMLKNVPELQNGALSVSGAPAMPRTTVAHVIKTTVSNQVFHQHTPSLYSPPSSGSNKDLPKVMIPLSSIPTYDAAMDTSSFLKTSFGKFPYPTKAELCYLTVVSEFPEEQIKLWFTAQRLKQGISWSPEEIEEARRKMFNTVFQGGAPKKQPATQQHVNHIVTHHTVTAHPDSKGPNFQMAKVPYGGMKPRPVGVMATQASMSTNPHVTRVSYSTPIVPPKFPSVVRTTQVLTKNTQPTVEPDKSNGLGLDMAGSSGCVSSTSSSRSSSSSSSCSSSSSISSYSSSSNGGETVTRKPVHNSSPTNSINSIATCSTNISNNDEHCVADTNGKPNVKSSSLPIGLEGSNSTKGQVIIDNTSKSNVTCNNHNSGIISPQEEAHAAKPDDEHNNCIYKTNNSSISNDYPSTTCNDSVPNLNHASKSPTESTSTTVITKSSSSILDEGKCNKDFPIKGMSILQQLIKEEDPFTGDRSCPELKIDPIKINFKRLKMNEPDTTSEIVNQEHRSDLAEVCASQQSFPPPWANKTPQQLHILRQVFSSTRWPSSQQYEDLSVQTGLPKSEVVRWFSDSRYSHKNGQLKWLETYQRPTAPEEGRGLGDAEVESPKDSPAAKRKLVEQDMNKHLEGEAELNSGQRVVWQDSYSPLLGLMGSEGSGERGRANESAQPGVLQDPWSERAEDHQQPVANQSLIEQQTDANQARDRLRMELLEV